DNA from Hippoglossus hippoglossus isolate fHipHip1 chromosome 13, fHipHip1.pri, whole genome shotgun sequence:
tatGGTAAACTTCATTCATCTGATATGAATATTGCATGGTGTACACTACTCTCTCTATTCTTACATATCTACATGCATGTTGAACTCACAACTCCAGTGGTGACTGTTACAggtgcatttgtgtttattaagtGGTTTCTTTTCATGAATCTTTCAGTGTATCTTACTTTATTGATAACATAAATATCTTCGAACCATTTGGGTTTGAAAAGGataaatgtgtgcgtgtgtctgtttgtgtgtgaggctcTGGCTTGTGGAAGTGTTGCAGTTGAAGTTCGACcctgtgttttcttcctcctccccgtGAGGGAGAACAGGGGCTTGTGATTGGacccctcctgctcctcctgtggTCCAGCGTGATGCCGCACCTGAGCCGAGCACCCAATAGGCTGCCTGCCCTGTCAGTAGCACAACAATCCTCACAGTGTAGACACCATGCAGGTTCCTGGGCTGTTTCCCAGCACTGTCAGACTGACACACTGCACTGGCCtcccattcacaaacacaatgcGCCTCACTTGTTGCAGCTCTGTACAGCAGTTTGCAGAATTGTTCTCGCTGGTGTTTTaggagtttatttatttattttcagaagGGGAAGTTTCTCTGCTGGTGTTAAATGTTGACCTCTAACAGACTCATTTCTAAATTACATCAGGTTTAACCTTCAAATCCTGAACTCAGTTTGTGAAGGTCATCAGCAGAGCAGGTCAGTGCCCGAGCCTGTTTTTTACATGTAATATATTCAACCTTCAGacatgttaataaaaaaattaaaattataatCTGCAGAACATGAAAATTATACCTCAAAGTTATgctgagatgaaaaaaatatatattttgttgttctCTAGCTCTCAATTTCACaccatatttatatttataaacatcTATTATTATAAGCTACAAAAGAAGTTCTATCTCCCAGTTTATGTGTAATAAATGCAtaattttagaaataaaaagagagcATGTTGATAAATCATATGAGGTTATAAAAGTGAGCCTTTCCCCAAGAATACATCCTAATGTGAATCTATACATCCAGAGAGCAGGCAGACAGAGCAGCCCTGCGTGATGACCATGTCGAGGTTTGACACAGTGAGAACCAGgggtgctgctgtttgtctccTGCGTTGAGACAAATGTGCAACATCTTCTGTGGGCCTGCAGACCCTGCGACAACAATAGCGGCCTGCACTGATCATTTAACAAAGTTGTGAATAATCTTGGCCTTTTACCCCACGCCGTCAGCAGCCATTAGTTATGATCCATAGGGCCTCCACGGGAGCCTATTGATCACTCATAGACTGATTGATTTAgacaaatacttttttctccCTGAGTGAGAGGTCGAGTCGCCCTCTCTGTTAATTGAAGATAACAGAGTGGCAACAATGGCCGCCGTAATAGAATGAGAGTTTTGTGATTATcgctgcagaaagaaaagaaaataaagaagaaggggaggaggaggaggaggaggaggaggaggaggtcgaggaggaggaggagggggactcTAATTAGGAAGCGGGGCGGTGTGGAGGCTGTGGCCGGCAGGCAGGCGACAGGCGCCGGGTCCCGGACAAAAGGCTGTCTGCTGCCCTGAGCTCCCCCCTGCTTAACCCTTTAAACCGAGATACACACAGTCCATCACACAcaatgatgctgctgctgctgcatcgtgctctctctctccctctctctctctctccctctctctctcacacacacacattttgatacaaaaacaagaggacgattggggaaaaaaaaacacataaaatatatattttttggacAGAAAATCGACAGGCATATTGTGTTACTTTAATACTATAATTTATTACACATGTGCACACCATTTACATCATGACACATTTGTCTTATTGAAAAGTGTATTCGCCTCCTCCGACGCAGAATACACAGCGGTAAAGGAGGTAAAAAGGCcagtttacagtgtgtgtccGGCTgcagaggatgtgtgtgtgtgtgtgtgagcgcagcAGAGAAAGCTCTTCCTATAAATACTTACATCACTGGGCTCCTGCTAAAAATACCGCCGGGCACACAATACTAAAGGAAACACCGACTGACTGAGGAGCTGCTCGAAATAGAGCTGgacgacacagacacagactgagcataaataaaaatgaactgCTGCTGATACTGTCACTGCTCCGTCTCCGTACAACTAATAATATCCAGCCTGTCACTGCTCAGATTAAGAAGAAACATGTGTATTGATACCTGCGGCTTttatgcaacaaaaacaaaaaaaaatcacccaCAAATTCCAACCATCcgatttaaatgcattttaataacGTGAATTTAATCcaataatatttcattttcaaatgtggCCAAACCAACGGCATCTTTCCTGTTAAACATTTGTCCGACAGAGGGCGCTCCTGGCCCACCCGTgtatgtgtatgagtgtgtgtgcgtgtgtgtgcgcgtagaggacttttaaaaaaagacttcaaATTTCAACAGCTGctttgcaataataataataataataataataataataataataaaaatatgataCGCACATTTTCAGCACAAcgattttttattgaaattgtgagacaatcaaaaaaaaaaaaatacccgGACAACCAGCATAAACAAGATACtttcatctttaaatatatttatgaataGATATGAATGACGCGCCCACAGGAGGAATCGCTTTGAACGTCTCCTGGCTGGAGTGAAGTAACCTGAGGTGTTTTTGAATCCATGTGGAGCTCTCGCTCTGTTCCTCTGTATTTGTCGGTGGATGCAGACACTAAAACATGGCACACACGTCTCCTAAAAAACCAGCGATGCTTCATACAGTTCGTCAAACCAACAAGCGCTAAATAGCTTTAATTTACAGTATATGGTCATGTAAAATGAGAGGACAGGAGCAGGCGGAGGGGAAAAAGCAACCAGTTAAATTCGAAATATATACACGCTAATATACAGCCTTGAATAAATTAATACCAATTGCATATTCTTGGATCTTagctttatttacagattttttttttttattcttaattacataaatatttcagaaacattttttttatctggcaTGAAATGAGAAGCGGTCTCTTTCTCTCGCAAGACGGAACGTTTCACTTTCCATCCCTTTGAAATAATCAGGCCTGGAAAACGAACACAGTTTTTTGGATGCAGCTTGAGATCGACTCGGTGCTTCAAGTCAACCACGGTCAACACGCACTCTCTGCGGTGCGCGGCTCAGTGGAGCTGCGGGCTCTGCGGCAGGTGACACCGATATGCGGGGCCGATACTGGGCCTGCTGGCCTCCACCTCTGATTTAGAGGACATGATAAACCTTTGATCCATTGCATTATTTGCTGTAGTGGAAATgatcagtgtctctctctctctctctctctctctctctctctctctctctgtgtgacacTTCCTTCaacttgtattttaataatattttaggATTATTCAGCGTTATACTGTCTTTATTAATAATTTGCACTTTTAATTTATGTAGCTTACTTATAAATTATtgttaatttatgttttattccaCCGATATAGAAATGTACTCAGTTTCCTGGGTGGTCAGCCTGCTAACTCTAAACACTGGGATTTAAGGGTCTGATATAGTCCAAATATTTTCTGACATGCTTTTCCACTCTTTCAACAGGTCAGCTCAAGAGGAAACCTTCAATACTTGTGAATTCAAAAAAAGGTTAAATTTAAGTATATGGACTAAGTTTCATTCAATCTGCAGCTTTGTTCCAAAAGAATATCAGTAATCAGCCGTCACTGACCCTTGTTGGTCAAACCCTCATCCCACTCTCTGTAATGTGCTGTACAGGACATATGCACGTATAGTCCTCTGGTATTCAAGCCAAGACATTGTCCTAAACAGAGACTCCTCATCACTTGGGGGAGTCAGCAGTCGGGGGGACTCCCTCTGGCCCTCCAGGCCGCTCACCAGTCTCTGGATACTTTGCAGTTCATTCACTGAGTCCTTCATGGCGGTTTTGGGGGATGCGTCCCTTCCACTTGACCCTCCTGTCTTGTGTTTGCTGTGGTGCTCCGGGGCCGGGCTGGCCTCTCTGCTGCCCGGTTTGGAGGATTCAGAGCCTGGGTTGAGGCTGCTGGGCAGGCCGGTGGTGAGCAGACCGGAGCTCTGAGACAGCGACACCGGGAGCTGGTAAGGGTTGAAGCGGAGCCGGGGCCGGGACGAGGCCAGGAAGGGATTCCTGGAGAGTGGGCTGGAGGTGCTGGCGGTGGGGAGGGCCGAGGcggacgctgctgctgcagccgctgccATGTAGGTGTAAGGGTACGGGAAAAGACCCCCGAATGGAGGCATCGGGATGCCCTGGAATACAAAGGGGGAAAGATGTGAGTCATAACTGTACACATCACTATTTCCACTTGAGTTGTCAAGTAATCAAATTAGAAACATCCAATACAATcccaacaacaaccaaacagattGTTCCCTCACATTGTTCAGTTCAGATCTTTATGGAAACAAAAGTCAGATCTGATACAAAAGCAACAAATGTTTGAGCTTTAATAATTTGTACTCTTTTTCACAGATGCctgataaaatgtgaaaaacatttatttgacgaCTGTACCTTTTGTCACATCCTTATCTTTTAGTAAAAATACACGTTTGCAGGCagcaaaaacatgaaatattgcTTTAATTCTCAAACTAATTTTCAGCAGTAAATTAAACACACCTCTGATTCAAGTATTTCTGATGCTGTACTGTACACGGTGAGGTTGTTATATACACAGTTCTGGTTTTTAAGAAGTGACACCTGATCCTGTACAAACTCTCCCTCTGAAACGGCAGCCTATCTGTCTTACTGACATGCGCTCGGTGCTACAGGTGTACGGGCAAACTAAATCATTTTCTGACTGGGTGACCTTCCTTACCTGTGAGGCGAGCATGTGCTGGGACAGATGGAAGGGGAAGGGGTTTCCTCCCGTGCCCTGGGCGGAGAGGCTGCCATTTTCCAAACCACTAAGTCCCGATACAGAGGCCAAAAGATGGCCCATTCCCATAGCAGAAAAGGCTCCAGGGGCCATGGCAAACTGCCCGGGGTGAAACAACAGCGGTGATCCGGCGTTCAGAGGGTTAAAGAACTGCTGACTGTGCAGGCCAGACAGAGCCAGGCTTTGTAAGTGGCCTGGGCTGAAGTGCGAGGGGCTCTCAGTCTGGACCATGAGAGGAGAGAACGTGTCCTTACTGGCACTAATGCCTCCTGCGTCTGAGTCCTTTGTCAGTGCATCTGTGGTGTCCTTCCTGTGCCTGCTCTCTGCTTTGTCCTTCTCGTGGTTCCTTATACTGAATACGGAGTCATCCTTCTTTTCTGCACTAGGCCTGTCCCGCACGCGGTCCTCACACCTGGAGCTGTAGGGGGACACGGGTTCAGGACCTGGGCTGCTGGAGGCGTCGCAGTGCTCGTCATGaggctccagctcctgctcgCTGTCAGAGCACGTTTTCTCATCTGCGAGGAGGGCAAGAACAATGTTTAACTGTTATTCACCTCATCACCAACTattacaaaaaacacacaccagtaatctacacacacacttgagggTCACCAGTAGCTTGGTGGtcagcattttaaatgttgatttaaaacattatattttttaGGAGTATAGGCTTTTTATTTGACTAACCGGGTTTGAGGTTTGAGTCTGCAAATATCAGACAAATCTGAACAATCAAATAAAGCACAGGGCCAATTATAACACTGGCTAGGATTTGTTAATGAAATcagttattaaattattaaactaAGGGGAATAAAACAGAGGGATGGGACCAAATTCAAATAAACTCAAGTAAGAATATCAACATCAAATTGATGGTATTAAAATATCTCTAACCCTCATGAGAGTTTTGTATATAggacatttaaatttaaatatgtcCCACTTTAGTCAAAATTCAGGTTTACATACATGGTTGTGGTTACATATAATGTGTTTAGCTACCAAACACTGTTAAACTATAAACTATACATATAAATTGGacttttaaaattaattattatatttctacATGACCCTCGCATTGATTATATACAATTAcagtaatttaatataattaatacaTTCATACAATTTGAATTAttccatttaaatgtatatgtgcatttaaaaaaaggttctAGCTAAACTAGACTCTTATCTCACCTCGACTCGGTCTGCTGAACCTCAGCGGCTGGAACCGTCGCCCAGCGGGGTGGACGGTGTCCCTGCCCGCTGGAGGATCACTGGAGGAGGCGTCCGAGTCTGCGCCCTCCCGGTCCGCCTTGCACTGGTCCTCATACATCCGCAGCGACGGCATGGTCAGCTGTTTcctggaataataataataatatttattattaataataataataataataataatataataataatttgggGGATTTCTTTACATTGTGACACCATGagcttgtaaaataaaaagatggtggacacacacacacacacacacacacacacacacacacacacacgcacacacacacacacacactgatgtttgcagGTGTTCTGTCTGTTACCTTTTCTCTCTCCGTTCCCCGTGTCTCTGAATCCTTTCGCAAAAGGGTTGTTGTCGATCTTCAGCTGCGTtatctgtccacacacacagagacacacacacttcatgttAGAGCCCTGACAAACACGGAGCCACAGTTCGAGTCCTTTGTCTTCACCTGGCCCACATGTAGGAAAACAACGTGCTGCAGAATCGTGTTGGACCGGAGCCACGGAGCAGAGCGGGGCTGCATTATTAATAAAAAGCGTAAAGATGGGGCGTTATTCTCATTGGCCCCTGGAGAGAAGATCTGCCACGAAATATTTCTTTGTGGGGCCACATGAGCCTCCGTTCCCCCCAGAAAAAAAACCGAGGCAGAGGGAGCACTACTTGAACAGATGACTATCTTATCAATAATTAATAGTGTGGTTTGGATCACTGCTGCTCCGCGATATGTCCTGATGTGGAAGACGCCGGTGCGCCTCCACGCACGGGCACCGAGCCGGCAGGGGCCTCCTGAGACCCTCGGTGGCCCTTGGAAAAAGGCGCTCCAGGCCTCAGCCACATCTGCCCGCTGTGGCTGCAGGGTGACCAGGCTTTTAAATGCCTTGTAATCGATTGTGACTCTTGGCCATAAACTTTTACaacaagaccccccccccccccccccccccacacacacacacacacccacccacacacattaaCCCGACCCTCCTGGACACGAGCTCCAATTGACTCCACGGAAGAGGATCAAGAGTGGGCtcatacaaataaacacatggcAGATATACTGCGCAATAACCTGCATCTGTAAAGGTCAAACATTCTCCTAAACCCAAAGAGGAGGTCACCGGGTCAccttctttttaaataaaaaactgataaataaaagGAGACGTGTGAGTCTGAGTTCGATGCCGTGCACCACAACAACACTGTGCAGCATTTACACGCCCAATTTATTCACTTGTGGCAAAAGGCAGGAGCTCATTTGCCGCCCGTGAGTAGCAGATAGGACACAGGTTGGAATCCTCGGTGAGAAGTACACGGTGCACTCACCAACCCGGGAGAAACGgcaattaaataaatcaagcGGGACATGGGAGTCCTCTGCAGGGAAATTAGGCGACCTACAAAATCAGATTAAGTCTTCGGGGGCTGGCGGTGGG
Protein-coding regions in this window:
- the LOC117773431 gene encoding LOW QUALITY PROTEIN: T-box transcription factor TBX2b-like (The sequence of the model RefSeq protein was modified relative to this genomic sequence to represent the inferred CDS: inserted 4 bases in 3 codons), with the protein product MRDPVFTGTAMAYHPFHAHRATDFPCXRLPRAAQPSFFPALSLPPGALTKPMSDHGLAGAAEAVLHPALSHHQAAHLRSMKSLEPEEEVDDDPKVTLEAKDLWDQFHKLGTEMVITKSGRRMFPXFKVRINGLDKKAKYILLMDIVAADDCRYKFHNSRWMVAGKADPEMPKRMYIHPDSPATGEQWMAKPVAFHKLKLTNNISDKHGFTILNSMHKYQPRFHIVRANDILKLPYSTFRTYVFPETEFVAVTAYQNDKITQLKIDNNPFAKGFRDTGNGERKSRKQLTMPSLRMYEDQCKADREGADSDASSSDPPAGRDTVHPAGRRFQPLRFSRPSRDEKTCSDSEQELEPHDEHCDASSSPGPEPVSPYSSRCEDRVRDRPSAEKKDDSVFSIRNHEKDKAESRHRKDTTDALTKDSDAGGISASKDTFSPLMVQTESPSHFSPGHLQSLALSGLHSQQFFNPLNAGSPLLFHPGQFAMAPGAFSAMGMGHLLASVSGLSGLENGSLSAQGTGGNPFPFHLSQHMLASQGIPMPPFGGLFPYPYTYMAAAAAAASASALPTASTSSPLSRNPFLASSRPRLRFNPYQLPVSLSQSSGLLTTGLPSSLNPGSESSKPGSREASPAPEHHSKHKTGGSSGRDASPKTAMKDSVNELQSIQRLVSGLEGQREXPPTADSPK